ACACGTACTGCTCGCTTTGGCACAGCTCTTATACCTGAGGTAATTACTTCTAAAATGTGATCACCACCTTAGAAGAACAAGTCATTGTCTTTATCCTCTTTAACTGCTATGGTTGACCAAAATAGCCTGACATTACCACACGGCTATACTTGTTTACCTACCATGTCTAATGTTGGATATCGCAGTGCTTACTCTAATGCCTTCTTGAGCAATGGTTGTGTTCTACAAAATGGCAATGGAAGTTTTTCTCAACCCAATAATGGCTTCATTCAGCAAAATTGTGGCTCTCAGCAAAACAATGGTCTTCAACCAACTGGTATTTTACTGCATCAGCCTAATGGATTTTCACAGCCGAATTTCATTACTTCTCAGGCAAACAGTGGAACTATGCAACAATTTAATTTTCAGGCAAATTGCTCTATGCTAAATGGAGTTGTATATAATGCTATTGGGATTGGATATCATAATGCATGTGCTACTAGTGCTGTGATGAGTAATAGAAAATATATGCCTACTTCTAGCAcgaaaaaaatggaaaacaagAAAGAGTTGCTTTCAATTGAGAAAGACAGATTGGCATCAGAAACTATAGAAGACACTAGCTTTTGTTGGAGACACATCGGATGCATACATGCCTGGGCTTTCATCTAAGCTTGTGCTTGATAAAACTGAGCAATTGTATAAGGAACTGTTAGATATCCAGTCTGAATATGATCGGAACTCTCAGAGCTACAAGCAGAATATTTCAACAGATTTAAGATCTAATATAGTAAGGGAGGTGCCTATCTGATGTGCTTGATGCTACTGCTTCTAATGAAGTCGAGGTGCCTATATTTTTAGATAGCATTGGACATGGTGAGGCTAAAAATACAATTCACTCCTCAGTAGATATAGTTTTTTCTCCAGAGAATTTGGTTGCTGTGACTATTTCTGAAGTTATGAAGAAGAGTGTTAGTGAAAATAAATCAACAAGTGATAAGTTGCATATAATGCAGAAAAGTTCTATGCGGAATTCAGCTGGTCAGTTTTCATCTAATGGTAAAAGGGTGCATGGTGGTTGAAAATGGTATGAATGGAAGCTTGGTTCAAACCTTGGAAGCATTCACAGATTCTCACAACAATGAGAAAATGGTTACAGAAACTGTAGCTTCCATTATAATATGGAAAAGATGTCCCAAGGATATAGGTCAATTAGTAGTCAAGCCTGAGTCACATAGGCAACTTAGGTGGGCGTTTCTAGATCTGATTTTGGTTATTTGTCTTccttaacaaataacatacCAAGTGAAGCAATACTTAAGGAAATTGAAGCCGTGAAAACCCAAAGCACTTGGAGGTTCCcttccactcctccagaatgttGAACTGTAGGCAGGCCGCTCGGCCTATGAAGCTATGGTGATCACTTTTCCTCATTCCTCCCGGTTGATACACTATTCCCAAAGAGCTCTCTGCTGCAAACTAGTTCTTGATTCCCTAGCACTAGTTGGAAGGGGATGTTAAGAGATGGTTAAAGTCAACAGAGATAATAGCCAagttagtataaatagggacGCTTATTATCTTTTACTGTAAGCAATTAGGTCTTTTTGTAACAATCagaaaaatatcaaaaataGCTCTCAGatatttctttcctttcctctgTTTTTCCTTCGTCTTCAACCTTTCACCATCTTCATCAAAAATCTAACACTAGTCACACATGGTATAGACAAACCATATGAGGTGAGGCGATTAAACTCAAATAAAGCACTTCAGCTATTTAGTTTGAAAGCCTTTAGGAAATATGAGCCGGAAGAAGAATACAATGAGCTAGGTCTTCCCTTGGctcttaggggggtgtattgtatttggatttgtgcagactttttttaattgacagactttttgaaaagtctacagactctttaaaaagttgatagactgctattgatttcttaaaaccattgattttagcaacagactttttattcattcttGAAAAtccatatactttattatgaatgacttttaTAGATTTtctagtaaataaaaaaaaaacaaaaaagtatcataattgaacaaaaaaaaaaattcgcattcaacaactacaatgaacatgttaggtatcaaaaaatattgatatcatgaaaggttagagaaaagataagaagaaacaagaaagagagacaATAGGGTGTGGGATAAGAAGAGTATGGAAGTGAACCAGGTGGTGTCGCTTTTGTCGGCTCGTCTACAGGAGTACCAGAGACACCATGGCAAGCGCCAGGGTAGGGGAAGCCAGCTAGTAGTttgacttggttcataaactctcgcaagcgtatgaatcgttgtcaagtaagggaagtattaaaaccttgattatcgtacctcggggattaggtgttggacctaaccgaggtaattggcgctagaataacttaaaagcatacaatgaaaaataaaaataaaataaagtaaaataatattcacaaggcaccaagcctcagcaatgctcggcttagctcacactaagcctaatcaaagccactaacttgtagcccaaatgagttatgcacaaatgagtcgatggatttaatgtttgagagtggatttgaacttaacaaaaagcaataaaatgtaaagcgattaataaaaatgcaaggaaattaaactagaaaagtgtgaacaatataatgggaatgtcgggcgctagggaggttccttcacccaaatctcatgtgtcggaagctaatctaatgtagatgcaaattttctactttggcggtagtcgtatccaaggcggttcaaggctcaaggaccgaaattctctttcatgatattcctactccggttcaagggtcgtaggaactcacttggcatgaattagagccggttcaagggtctctaattcacatcaagaggcctaaagatcggggaattagactactaagcgacccgcccgcgcattcacgcaacgggtgtaaatcaccatgcttataacccctcgaatacgaaattgaaggtttctagcttaggaattagagggggtcaagcctctaactccatcctagacatgctcaaaatacacaccctagagttgactagtctcctagacatgcattttaacctaacaaaaatagatataagcatccatcatatgaaaattgcatcattacattaaaataagcatcttttacacaagattTGACTAGGGCactcaaccctagcccccaacaacaaatctactcactacccatcattaaacaaacatcaatatacataatttaaagaggaacaaagtgaagagaagtaggagtaacaagaacaagccacaaattgctataaagcaattatggctagccttgatttatgactccccacttttacccaaatttaatggtgatgaagttcttgatgcttgggcttcccctttgaaatttgtggaattgatgagaagatgaaATCTTAGTGAggtagatcttggtgaggtgaagtggatcttgatgaggaggaaagaaaatcttggtgaggagggaATTTGTGGTGAGGTGAGGTTTCGGTGGGagcggaagaagaagaaatgggaTAATTCAAAAAAATCTGGGTCTGGGCGTGTCTGGGTAAAAAGGAAGAAGTGGATGGAAATGGATTTGTGTGGCTGCAAGAGGGAGAGATAAAAAAGGACATGTGGCAGCAAGTGATTGGAgtgaggaaaaataaaaaaaaacaaaaagaagaggcAGCAGGTGGTGAAGgaagaagggaaaaagaaaaggaaattgtgtgctgacgtcatcatgacTAACGTCATGTGCAgattttattattgttattatttttttttcttttccttttccttttctcttttattttgtttttctttctcttttttgttttcttcttcttcttcttctctcgtCGCCATGCACTTCCACACATACTCTCGGAAGCAATTGAATTCCACTCCCTTGATGACATTAACCAcggttgacccgcattgactatttcgtccttttgtcggaaactccaatttgctccaatttcgcaccattttctctcgtttccgcaattccactcattttctacaaagtaaataaaaaaatggattaattgcatattaattgacatgaggattagtttaattctagtgttttagatgtaataacacgcatataaatgcgtataatcataGTTCCTTGGAAACCTCCAAGTGCAGGGTGGGTGAAGATTAATGTTGATGGTGCCTTTTACAAAGATACATGTATTGGGGGGATTGGAGTCATTATTCGTGATGACATGGGGAGATGTTTAGGTGGTTATTATGCTCCAGTATCTCATGCTTCTTCTTCAGAATAGGTTGAAGCATTGGCAGGGAGGGAGGCAGTCTCACTTGCTATTCAGCGTGGCCTCTCTCCAGTTATTTTTGAGACTGATTCTCTTACTCTTTTTCATGCTACTAAGCAGAGAGTCATTCCTCATACTTCCTTCATTGGGCGTGTGTATGATGACATTACCTTTCATTTTCAGCAGATGCGGGTTTCTTATTTTACTCATGCTTATTGTCAAGCCAATGTTGTGGCTCACACCTTAGCTCGTTTTGCTTgttcttctagttttttattttggggCCTAGAGCCTCCATCTTGTATTGTTGATGTACTTTCTAAGGAGTTTGCCTCCTAATTTATATAAGTTGacagtttctcaaaaaaaaaaaaaaaaaaaaaaagacagagaCGATAAATAACCAATCTCTTTGCGGCCAGAGAGAAAACTTTgatagatttaaaaaaaaaaaaaaaaaaaaagtctttgatagactttttcaaatctgTGGTCTTGTGGCtagaaaattattggaatttggtatgtatagttaacactacaaagtccatgattatccttgattttctaatttcataagtatgaatgaaattttgaatacctctaaacttttattcatttttaaaagtcttaattgaatacccctagattttggtggaatttataaagtctttaaaaatcctaatcgaATAccccaagactttcatggactgctgaaagtctatattgaatctacccagacttttaaattccatagatttcttaaaaagttccactaatttcatatataatacaccccccttaaaaCTTTGGGGTCTTGTATAAAAGAAGTCCAGAGTTCTGCATTGGAAAAACTACGGAATACTCCCAACAGAACAATTTTTGATTTGCTAAAAGTAAGTTATGATGGACTTGATGAGATGGAGAAGAAAATTTTTCTGGACATCGCATGTTTTTCGTTGCAATGTCAAGCCAAGTTTATTATTGAACTACAATACAGTTCTGACGTTTGCACTCGTATTGTAATAGATGTTCTTGTTGAGAAATCTCTCTTAACTATTTCATCAGGCGATGAAATAGGTATGCATGATTTGATACAAGAAATGGGATGTGAAATTGTTTGACAAGAGTCTTATGAAGAGCCTAGTGGACGCAGTCAGTTGTGGCTTCGCAACAACATTTTTCATGTATTCACAAAGAATACGGtaagattttaaacaaattgaATCACCAAGCTTGGATAGCACTGTCATTTCATTTAACATGAAAAATACTTATTCCTGGAATTGACTTATTTGTTACAACAGGGAACAGAAGCCATTGAAGGCGTATTGTTACACTTGCCTGAATTAGAAGAGGCAGATTGGAATCTTGCAACTTGACATTTTCCATTCATCAAACTTCTCAAGAAGGGATTCGGATTCAGACCAAACATCATCCAAAACAAATTAACAGTAAAGGATTTTGTCCTGTTTGGTCTAGAAAATCATGTAGCCAATTAACTGCAGTTACTTCATTTTGGAGATCGGGTATCTGGGAACCTTTGCGTTCTCTTCTACAAGAAGGTCTAACCTGGGCTTCTTGGAAACGGTTACAAAGAAGATATTGTTCTTGAATTTATCTCTGACTTCTCCATCTTGACAAAACTTTGTGGCCAGTGTAGTTTTCCCACTTCCTCCGGGAGCAGTTAGTACAAGCATTGATATCTCATATTTGAAAAGCTTCATCTTCAATTCCTTCAAAGGCCTATCCATTAGCTACAGGATAATATCATACTCATGTAGTTCATTAGCTACATTGGAGGGTATTTCCAATAGCCAATGCAGACAAATATTGTACACTTCCATGGGCTACTTCAGTGTTTGTATCATACCTGCTTACTCCACTATCGCCATGGTAGACCCTTCTCAGTGACGTTGGCAGGTTGGAGTCTATGGAAGGAGTCTGTGTTGTTTGATCAGAAGAGTAATAATCCTGGTCAGCAGTGCTTGTATTCAACAACTTTGTGACAGAAAAGTCATAGTTTGCAAGCGAAGATTGCAAATCATTGCATTCAATATTATGTAAAGCATCTCCATATATTGTGTACATCATTGACTGCACAGTAGAATCTTGTGGCTGGAATGAATAAACCGCTGGTTCCAGATTTTCTTTGGATTGAGGATGATGCACCTGGATTAAGAATAACAAATAAACAAGCATTGAGTTTGGTGCTTGAACATACTTGTTTTGAGATAAAATTCATATAGCATTATAGCATACCATTCTCACCTTTAGAATCCTAGAGTCTGTAGCTTGATTTTCAAAATTAGACAAGATATGTCTAACTGGTATGTCAACTTCATTGGTTGAAACTTTTTTCTTAAATGCAGATTGCCAATTATTGCATTCACCAAAATAGAGATTGGCATCTGAAACATTTCCCAACTTTGTGTATATTGGTGACTGCAATATTGAGGGCTGGTAATCCTGTGGCTGAAGCAGATGTGGATCATTTCCCAGCTTTGTGTATATTGGTGACTGCAGTACGGTGATCTTGTGGCTGAGGTGGACGTAAGAGTGAATCCAGATTTTCTTCTGGCTGATCACATAGCTGAATTAATAACCGCAAAAAAGCAAGCATCAGTTCATAGTTTCATACTTCTATGTGCATATTGAGTTAGTATAAGAAGATGTTCAAAGAGGATGCGATTTCACATATCCTCTACAACTTCATTTCTAACTTAGACGTAATGTAGTTAGCAGGCTCATTATATCATCAGTGGTTGAAAGATATTCTTGTAACACAAGAACCAGCAATTTCTGTTTCTATTCGCTCTTGCGACTTAAGTTTTGCTATTGTATTTGGGATTTATAGCCAAAATGTTTAACAACAAAAAGCATGTCCATTCTCACCTGTGGAAACACATCACAAACcgtctcatcttcatcacaggTTGAAACTTCATTCCCGTCTAGAAGACAAGAATACCATCTCCAAATGGTTATTGCAACTTAATGCAATCATCATTAGTGCTATTGATTTGCAGAACAGCTTCCAGCTCCTGGGATGCCGGTGACTGCAGTGCTGAGGGGCAGCTGTCATCCAGAGGCTGAGGTTGATGGAATAGCAACTCCTCTCTTCCCTGTGCCCGAGTATAAAATCAGGATTCAAAACTATAAGCAAGCAAGACCTTAATTTGTTATACTTCTCGTGCTCCATATCAAGAAGAACATGTTCGTTCTTACCTCTTGATTCATTTCATCAGCAGCTTGATTTTCACAATTCGATTCATTACTGACCGAAGAATCCTTCTCATCTGATTTAATCTTCAAGCAACAGATAACAAAGTCGCCCTGCGTAAATTTGAGGCGAGGTCATGGTTAATAAGTATGAATCTCAATTATACTATGCAAGAACCAAGTATTCAAAATAATTATTGAGGACACACATCAATCCACTAAAGTCCATGACATACTAAATCCTCAATCCACTAAACACAGCACGATCACAAAAAACTGATAAAGAGAATCAGAGACTGACCTGGGCCTGCTTCGGATACGAAATAACAACATTTCCAGGAAGATAGTACTCAAGAATGACCCAGCTGGTCATGTTCGATTTCGGCACACGATCCTGGTAAAAAGTCAATGTCCTCTTGTTCCCAATTTCAGCTTTGGATCGTCAAGCCTTAATCCCACGCTCCTTGCCTGTGATTTCCCAGTATCCCTTCTTCGTGCTCCGATTCGAGCGAGagcttttgttgtacttgtaaTACTTTCTGGTGAAGAACCACCACTCCATGTCCTGAGCCTCTGTCTCAGTCCCCTACAACGCTGCCCAAACCCAACACACAAAACACGAAAATCAGAACCGACCCTGTTCATAATGCCAAATATTCAGAAATGGGTAgtaatcaaaattgagaaaGGTCGAGTCTTTGGTTACCAACATGTCAGTCGACTCGTATTTGTGGGaaaatgttgttgttgtgatATCTCCTTCTCTCTCAATGGTGAGCTCTGAGAAGCAGAGGAGAAGAGGGAAGGTGTATTTATGGTGTTGAAGTTCAAGTAAGCCCAACATGTCATACCGAGTGCGTGTCATCTTTTGTCTGTTGCGACTAACCCCTCTAGCAACTTTTTCCATGTCTGTAAAGATTCGTTGCAGAGTTTCCAATGGGGTTTCCAGACGTGCTTCACAACTTCACAAGTAGTCAGCACCTTCCACTCGAAGGAGTCTAATCGGTGCTTCCATTTATTTAaccaaatctttttctttttgtcgaTTGAATCAATCTATAATTacaattggaaagaggcaaaaCTTCTTCCTAAATAATGCAGTCACTCATTTTTGACATACACCGAATATTGCTAGCTGAATTCCTTT
This portion of the Rosa chinensis cultivar Old Blush chromosome 1, RchiOBHm-V2, whole genome shotgun sequence genome encodes:
- the LOC112193316 gene encoding uncharacterized protein LOC112193316 isoform X3, translating into MKFQPVMKMRRFVMCFHSYVISQKKIWIHSYVHLSHKITVLQSPIYTKLGNDPHLLQPQDYQPSILQSPIYTKLGNVSDANLYFGECNNWQSAFKKKVSTNEVDIPVRHILSNFENQATDSRILKVRMVHHPQSKENLEPAVYSFQPQDSTVQSMMYTIYGDALHNIECNDLQSSLANYDFSVTKLLNTSTADQDYYSSDQTTQTPSIDSNLPTSLRRVYHGDSGVSRN
- the LOC112193316 gene encoding uncharacterized protein LOC112193316 isoform X1, giving the protein MKFQPVMKMRRFVMCFHSYVISQKKIWIHSYVHLSHKITVLQSPIYTKLGNDPHLLQPQDYQPSILQSPIYTKLGNVSDANLYFGECNNWQSAFKKKVSTNEVDIPVRHILSNFENQATDSRILKVRMVHHPQSKENLEPAVYSFQPQDSTVQSMMYTIYGDALHNIECNDLQSSLANYDFSVTKLLNTSTADQDYYSSDQTTQTPSIDSNLPTSLRRVYHGDSGVSRYDTNTEVAHGSVQYLSALAIGNTLQCS
- the LOC112193316 gene encoding uncharacterized protein LOC112193316 isoform X2, whose product is MKFQPVMKMRRFVMCFHSYVISQKKIWIHSYVHLSHKITVLQSPIYTKLGNDPHLLQPQDYQPSILQSPIYTKLGNVSDANLYFGECNNWQSAFKKKVSTNEVDIPVRHILSNFENQATDSRILKVHHPQSKENLEPAVYSFQPQDSTVQSMMYTIYGDALHNIECNDLQSSLANYDFSVTKLLNTSTADQDYYSSDQTTQTPSIDSNLPTSLRRVYHGDSGVSRYDTNTEVAHGSVQYLSALAIGNTLQCS